The proteins below come from a single Saccharopolyspora sp. SCSIO 74807 genomic window:
- a CDS encoding SMI1/KNR4 family protein, whose product MDVTELWTRIVLWLGEHAPVTAAALLPPYPPPDFSELEREFEIGLPADLREWWSCCGGTDGDVLADVLPPFYTPYGAQQALEVWSAHRKTWAAQWERPACDYYAGSPGSSYHPAWIPIAGDGFSDELVVDLRPGPMRGCVLEWEQEAGQVQRPEWRDVAAMLGDVNRALTEGAPAGHSHPTVTEDGRLDWQIR is encoded by the coding sequence ATGGATGTCACGGAGCTGTGGACGAGAATCGTGCTTTGGTTGGGTGAGCACGCACCGGTGACCGCAGCGGCCCTGCTCCCGCCCTACCCGCCGCCGGATTTCAGCGAGCTGGAACGGGAATTCGAGATCGGGTTGCCCGCGGACCTGCGGGAGTGGTGGTCCTGCTGCGGAGGCACCGACGGTGACGTCCTCGCCGACGTGCTGCCGCCGTTCTACACGCCGTACGGCGCGCAGCAGGCGTTGGAAGTGTGGAGCGCGCACCGCAAGACGTGGGCGGCGCAGTGGGAACGACCGGCCTGCGACTACTACGCGGGTTCGCCGGGGTCGAGCTACCACCCGGCGTGGATCCCCATCGCAGGCGACGGCTTCTCCGACGAGCTGGTCGTGGACCTGCGCCCCGGGCCGATGCGCGGGTGCGTGCTGGAGTGGGAGCAGGAGGCCGGTCAGGTGCAACGGCCGGAATGGCGCGACGTGGCGGCCATGCTCGGCGACGTGAACCGGGCGCTGACCGAAGGCGCACCGGCGGGTCACAGCCACCCCACCGTCACCGAGGACGGCAGGCTGGACTGGCAGATCCGCTGA
- a CDS encoding thymidine phosphorylase yields MAHSVIDVIRTKRDGGRLDDAQIDWVVAAYTRGEVAEEQMSALAMAILLRGMDRAETARWTAAMIASGARLELTGLARPTVDKHSTGGVGDKITLPLTPLIAACGAAVPQLSGRGLGHTGGTLDKLESIPGWRARLSADEIRAQLDEVGAVVCAATEGLAPADRKLYALRDVTGTVESVPLIASSIMSKKLAEGAQSLVLDVKCGSGAFMKDLAQARALADELVAIGTAHGVRTSAVLSDMSVPLGCAVGNALEVTEAVEVLRGGGPADVVALTLALAREMLAHAGLSDVDPAEVLASGAAHRVWRAMIAAQGGDPDAESPRAAHVETFPAPATGVVSTLDAYAVGLAAWRLGAGRTRKEDDVQHAAGIRCLAKPGDHVTEGDPLLELHTDTPDRLPAAREALTDAIAITADAFTPSPLILDTVRP; encoded by the coding sequence ATGGCGCACTCGGTGATCGACGTGATCCGCACCAAGCGGGACGGCGGCAGGCTCGACGACGCGCAGATCGACTGGGTGGTCGCGGCCTACACGCGGGGCGAGGTCGCCGAGGAGCAGATGTCCGCGCTGGCGATGGCGATCCTGCTGCGCGGCATGGATCGGGCGGAGACCGCGCGCTGGACCGCGGCGATGATCGCCTCCGGTGCGCGGCTGGAGCTGACCGGCCTCGCCCGGCCGACCGTGGACAAGCACTCCACCGGCGGGGTCGGCGACAAGATCACGCTGCCGTTGACGCCGCTGATCGCGGCCTGCGGGGCTGCGGTGCCGCAGCTGTCCGGGCGCGGGCTGGGGCACACCGGCGGGACGCTGGACAAGCTCGAGTCGATCCCGGGCTGGCGCGCCCGGCTGAGCGCGGACGAGATCCGTGCGCAGCTCGACGAGGTCGGTGCGGTGGTGTGCGCGGCGACCGAGGGGCTCGCCCCGGCCGATCGCAAGCTCTACGCGCTGCGCGACGTGACCGGAACCGTCGAATCGGTCCCGCTGATCGCCAGCTCGATCATGAGCAAGAAGCTCGCCGAGGGCGCGCAGTCGCTGGTGCTGGACGTCAAGTGCGGCTCCGGCGCGTTCATGAAGGACTTGGCGCAGGCCCGCGCGCTGGCCGACGAGCTGGTCGCCATCGGCACCGCGCACGGGGTGCGCACCAGTGCCGTGCTCAGCGACATGTCGGTGCCGTTGGGCTGCGCGGTCGGCAACGCGCTGGAGGTCACCGAGGCGGTCGAGGTGCTGCGCGGCGGCGGTCCGGCGGACGTGGTGGCGCTGACCCTGGCGCTGGCGCGGGAAATGCTGGCGCACGCCGGTCTGTCCGATGTGGACCCGGCGGAGGTGCTGGCTTCCGGTGCGGCGCATCGGGTCTGGCGCGCCATGATCGCCGCGCAGGGCGGGGATCCGGATGCGGAATCGCCGCGTGCCGCGCACGTCGAGACCTTCCCGGCGCCCGCCACCGGCGTCGTGTCCACATTGGATGCGTACGCGGTAGGGCTTGCGGCGTGGCGGCTGGGCGCGGGCCGCACCCGCAAGGAGGACGACGTGCAGCACGCAGCGGGCATCCGCTGCCTGGCGAAACCGGGCGACCACGTCACCGAAGGCGACCCGCTGCTCGAACTGCACACCGACACCCCGGACCGCCTCCCCGCAGCCCGCGAAGCTCTGACCGACGCCATCGCGATCACCGCGGACGCTTTCACTCCCAGCCCGCTGATCCTCGACACCGTCCGCCCCTGA
- the sdhA gene encoding succinate dehydrogenase flavoprotein subunit: protein MQHHKYDVVIVGAGGAGMRAAIESGQRARTAVLTKLYPTRSHTGAAQGGMCAALANVEEDNWEWHTFDTIKGGDYLVDQDAAEVMAKEAIDSVLDLEKMGLPFNRTPEGRIDQRRFGGHTRDHGKSPVRRACYAADRTGHMILQTLYQNCIKHGVEFFNEFYVLDVTMSEDENGEQVCTGAVAYELATGEIHVFEAKSVVFATGGFGKVFKTTSNAHTLTGDGMGIIYRKGLPLEDIEFYQFHPTGLAGLGILISEAVRGEGGILRNVDGERFMERYAPTIKDLAPRDIVARSMALEVLEGRGCGPNKDYVLLDVTHLGEDVLEQKLPDITEFSRTYLGVEPLEEPVPVYPTAHYAMGGIPTNIEGEVLRDNDTVIPGLYAAGECACVSVHGSNRLGTNSLLDINVFGRRAGIAAAEYAGEHEHVELPENPAKLVEGMVEHLRTAHGGERVAKIRTELQETMDANASVYRTEETLKQALSDVQALKERYGRIAVHDKGKRFNSDLLEAVELGFLLDLAESLVNAALARKESRGGHAREDYTARDDTNFMRHSMSYKQLPDAEDPNAPLGLTGFQADIRLDYKPVVVTRYQPMERKY, encoded by the coding sequence ATGCAACACCACAAGTACGACGTGGTCATCGTCGGCGCCGGCGGCGCCGGGATGCGCGCGGCGATCGAATCGGGCCAGCGCGCCCGCACCGCCGTGCTCACCAAGCTCTACCCCACCCGTTCCCACACGGGGGCCGCGCAGGGCGGCATGTGCGCCGCGCTGGCCAACGTGGAGGAGGACAACTGGGAGTGGCACACCTTCGACACCATCAAGGGCGGCGACTACCTCGTCGACCAGGACGCCGCTGAGGTGATGGCCAAGGAGGCCATCGACTCCGTGCTGGACCTGGAGAAGATGGGCCTGCCGTTCAACCGGACCCCGGAAGGCCGGATCGACCAGCGCCGCTTCGGCGGGCACACCCGCGACCACGGCAAGTCCCCGGTGCGCCGGGCCTGCTACGCCGCGGACCGCACCGGCCACATGATCCTGCAGACGCTGTACCAGAACTGCATCAAGCACGGGGTGGAGTTCTTCAACGAGTTCTACGTCCTCGACGTCACGATGAGCGAGGACGAGAACGGCGAGCAGGTCTGCACCGGCGCCGTCGCCTACGAGCTGGCCACCGGCGAGATCCACGTGTTCGAGGCGAAGTCCGTCGTGTTCGCCACCGGCGGATTCGGCAAGGTCTTCAAGACGACGTCCAACGCGCACACCCTCACCGGTGACGGCATGGGCATCATCTACCGCAAGGGCCTGCCGCTGGAGGACATCGAGTTCTACCAGTTCCACCCGACCGGCCTGGCCGGGCTCGGCATCCTCATCTCCGAGGCGGTCCGCGGCGAAGGCGGCATCCTGCGCAACGTCGACGGCGAGCGGTTCATGGAGCGCTACGCCCCGACGATCAAGGACCTGGCGCCGCGGGACATCGTCGCCCGCTCGATGGCGCTGGAAGTGCTGGAAGGCCGCGGCTGCGGACCGAACAAGGACTACGTGCTGCTCGACGTCACGCACCTCGGCGAGGACGTGCTGGAGCAGAAGCTGCCGGACATCACCGAGTTCTCCCGCACCTACCTGGGCGTGGAGCCGCTGGAGGAGCCGGTGCCGGTCTACCCGACCGCGCACTACGCGATGGGCGGCATCCCCACCAACATCGAGGGCGAGGTGCTGCGGGACAACGACACCGTCATCCCCGGCCTCTACGCCGCCGGTGAGTGCGCCTGCGTCTCGGTGCACGGCTCGAACCGGCTGGGCACCAACTCGCTGCTGGACATCAACGTGTTCGGCCGCCGGGCTGGCATCGCCGCCGCCGAGTACGCGGGCGAGCACGAGCACGTCGAGCTGCCGGAGAACCCGGCGAAGCTCGTGGAGGGCATGGTCGAGCACCTGCGCACCGCGCACGGCGGCGAGCGGGTCGCCAAGATCCGCACCGAGCTGCAGGAGACGATGGACGCGAACGCCTCGGTGTACCGCACCGAGGAGACGCTGAAGCAGGCGTTGTCCGACGTGCAGGCGCTCAAGGAGCGCTACGGCCGGATCGCGGTGCACGACAAGGGCAAGCGGTTCAACTCGGACCTGCTCGAGGCCGTCGAGCTCGGGTTCCTGCTGGACCTGGCGGAGTCGCTGGTCAACGCCGCGCTGGCCCGCAAGGAGTCCCGCGGCGGGCACGCCCGCGAGGACTACACCGCGCGCGACGACACCAACTTCATGCGGCACAGCATGTCGTACAAGCAGTTGCCCGACGCCGAGGACCCGAACGCGCCGCTGGGCCTGACCGGCTTCCAGGCCGACATCCGGCTGGACTACAAGCCCGTCGTCGTGACCCGGTACCAGCCGATGGAGCGTAAGTACTGA
- the sdhC gene encoding succinate dehydrogenase, cytochrome b556 subunit translates to MASTTASAAEAPEREGNPRAKGSLYRGDLGMWSWVAHRITGVLTFFFLFVHVLDTALVRVSPEAYDTVIETYKSPIMILFELGLLAAVLFHAFNGIRVMLVDFWSNGPKYQKPMLWTVLGLWLVLIVPAAISMLTRAVTELFGG, encoded by the coding sequence ATGGCCAGCACCACCGCCTCCGCGGCGGAGGCGCCCGAGCGCGAGGGCAACCCTCGTGCCAAGGGCTCCCTCTACCGCGGCGATCTGGGCATGTGGTCGTGGGTCGCGCACCGCATCACGGGCGTGCTCACCTTCTTCTTCTTGTTCGTGCACGTCCTGGACACCGCTCTGGTGCGGGTTTCGCCCGAGGCGTACGACACGGTCATCGAAACGTACAAGAGCCCGATCATGATCCTGTTCGAGCTGGGTCTGCTGGCCGCGGTGCTGTTCCACGCCTTCAACGGCATCCGCGTCATGCTGGTGGACTTCTGGTCGAACGGGCCGAAGTACCAGAAGCCGATGCTGTGGACCGTGCTGGGGCTGTGGCTGGTGCTGATCGTGCCCGCCGCCATCTCGATGCTCACGCGCGCCGTCACGGAATTGTTCGGGGGCTGA
- a CDS encoding aldehyde dehydrogenase family protein, producing MAVAKTCKLYIGGAFPRSESGRVRPVHDASGAFLGNVAEASRKDARDAVSAARKAFPGWSGATAYNRGQVLFRIAEVMEGRRDQFRAEVAAAEGVGPAAAASLVDTAIDRVVWFAGWTDKIATALGSVNPVAGPYFSFSVPEPTGVVAVLAPQESALLGLVSVLAPALAAGNTCVVVAAAERPLPAVALSEVLATSDVPPGAVNLLTGHAAEPARWLATHADVNALDPTGAPPQLRAELEAAAAGTIKRVLPVRSPHGAEPDWTAPPGIDRLRACTELKTVWHPIGI from the coding sequence CTGGCCGTCGCCAAGACCTGCAAGCTCTACATCGGCGGCGCCTTCCCCCGTTCCGAATCGGGGCGCGTGCGGCCGGTGCACGACGCTTCGGGCGCGTTCCTCGGCAACGTCGCCGAAGCGTCCCGCAAGGACGCGCGGGACGCGGTTTCCGCCGCGCGCAAGGCTTTCCCGGGCTGGTCCGGCGCGACCGCGTACAACCGCGGCCAGGTGCTGTTCCGCATCGCCGAAGTGATGGAGGGCAGGCGGGACCAGTTCCGCGCCGAGGTCGCGGCCGCCGAAGGCGTCGGCCCGGCCGCAGCGGCGTCGCTCGTGGACACCGCGATCGACCGCGTGGTGTGGTTCGCGGGCTGGACCGACAAGATCGCCACCGCGCTCGGGTCCGTGAATCCGGTGGCAGGCCCCTACTTCTCGTTCAGCGTTCCGGAACCGACCGGTGTGGTTGCGGTGCTCGCACCGCAGGAGTCCGCGCTGCTCGGCCTGGTGAGCGTGCTCGCTCCGGCGCTGGCCGCGGGCAACACCTGCGTGGTGGTCGCCGCCGCCGAGCGGCCGCTGCCCGCGGTCGCGCTGTCCGAAGTGCTCGCGACCTCGGACGTACCGCCCGGAGCGGTCAACCTGCTCACCGGCCACGCCGCCGAGCCGGCGCGGTGGCTGGCCACGCACGCGGACGTGAACGCGCTCGACCCGACCGGCGCACCGCCGCAACTGCGCGCCGAACTCGAAGCCGCGGCGGCGGGCACGATCAAGCGCGTGCTGCCGGTCCGCTCCCCGCACGGCGCGGAGCCGGACTGGACGGCCCCGCCGGGCATCGACCGCCTCCGCGCCTGCACCGAGCTCAAAACGGTCTGGCATCCGATCGGCATCTGA
- a CDS encoding cytidine deaminase, which produces MVAVDWEWLRAKAVEAAATAYCPYSGLQVGAAAVCDDGRVVAGCNVENGSYGLTLCAECTLAGQLRLTGGGRFVAVACRSGAGELLMPCGRCRQLLHELGGPDCEVDTPRGIRPMREVLPDAFEL; this is translated from the coding sequence ATGGTGGCGGTGGATTGGGAGTGGTTGCGCGCGAAGGCCGTGGAAGCGGCGGCAACGGCGTACTGCCCCTATTCGGGATTGCAGGTGGGCGCCGCGGCGGTGTGCGACGACGGGCGCGTGGTGGCCGGGTGCAACGTGGAGAACGGCTCCTACGGCTTGACGCTGTGCGCCGAATGCACGCTGGCCGGGCAGTTGCGCCTCACCGGCGGGGGCCGGTTCGTCGCGGTGGCCTGCCGCAGCGGTGCGGGCGAGCTGCTGATGCCGTGCGGGCGTTGCAGGCAATTGCTGCACGAGCTCGGCGGGCCGGACTGCGAGGTCGACACGCCCCGCGGCATCCGCCCCATGCGCGAGGTCCTGCCGGACGCCTTCGAGCTCTGA
- a CDS encoding primosomal protein has protein sequence MAQDIVPIELGLPQGDLVTLWAPRWREDGEDWEAFLGYEEALYAFPDASRLAAFVRTAREHDLDDHPAWHVVPALSAVELNPDEDHQFDLVGVPELVADTPDTWTINELHDIVEIARSLADVCELDAVHEVLDAAEGFDLLDQGTLVFTGKDGQKRWAQVCKVVAERWDEVLDALDGVVTTPEVPADAVATAEAELAEALDSDDDNEEPATGEESDVDTVEDAEPTFWNEIGIDPIRIVTSAGEFYSLRCYLDDDPVFLGSDGRIDVFSSPRALARHLAEGEALADNDLAQVATWPQVTQRANAGELEVEVDPDNTYVLTGLDADLAAGPSEVEPNQLDLAEELLLDAAAWAGDKTVDEALQPSERLGWLVSFVLRPSPNRLPPSPPFDAEVAAWRELVAQFEDQRLRKH, from the coding sequence ATGGCGCAGGACATCGTCCCCATCGAACTGGGGCTGCCGCAGGGCGACCTGGTCACCCTGTGGGCTCCGCGCTGGCGCGAGGACGGTGAGGACTGGGAGGCGTTCCTCGGCTACGAGGAGGCCCTCTACGCGTTCCCGGACGCCTCGAGACTCGCTGCGTTCGTGCGCACCGCCCGCGAGCACGACCTCGACGACCACCCGGCGTGGCACGTGGTGCCCGCCCTCTCGGCGGTGGAGCTGAACCCGGACGAAGATCACCAGTTCGACCTGGTCGGCGTGCCGGAGCTGGTCGCGGACACCCCGGACACCTGGACGATCAACGAGCTGCACGACATCGTCGAGATCGCCCGCTCGCTGGCCGACGTGTGCGAGCTGGACGCGGTGCACGAGGTGCTCGACGCCGCCGAGGGCTTCGACCTGCTCGACCAGGGCACCCTGGTGTTCACCGGCAAGGACGGGCAGAAGCGCTGGGCGCAGGTGTGCAAGGTGGTCGCCGAGCGCTGGGACGAGGTGCTCGACGCGCTGGACGGGGTGGTGACCACTCCGGAGGTGCCCGCTGACGCGGTCGCCACCGCCGAGGCCGAACTCGCCGAGGCGCTGGACAGCGACGACGACAACGAGGAACCCGCCACCGGCGAAGAGTCCGATGTGGACACCGTGGAGGACGCCGAACCCACGTTCTGGAACGAGATCGGCATCGACCCGATCCGGATCGTGACCTCCGCGGGCGAGTTCTACTCGCTGCGCTGCTACCTCGACGACGACCCGGTGTTCCTCGGTTCCGACGGGCGCATCGACGTGTTCTCCTCGCCGCGCGCGCTCGCCCGGCACCTGGCCGAAGGCGAGGCGCTGGCGGACAACGACCTCGCGCAGGTCGCGACCTGGCCGCAGGTCACGCAGCGGGCCAACGCGGGTGAGCTGGAGGTCGAGGTCGACCCGGACAACACCTACGTGCTGACCGGGCTGGACGCCGACCTCGCCGCAGGCCCGTCCGAAGTGGAGCCGAACCAGCTGGACCTGGCCGAGGAACTGCTGCTGGACGCGGCCGCCTGGGCCGGGGACAAGACCGTGGACGAGGCGCTGCAGCCGTCCGAGCGGCTGGGCTGGCTGGTCTCGTTCGTGCTGCGGCCGAGCCCGAACCGGCTGCCGCCGAGCCCGCCGTTCGACGCGGAGGTCGCCGCCTGGCGCGAACTGGTCGCCCAGTTCGAGGACCAGCGCCTGCGCAAGCACTGA
- a CDS encoding adenosine deaminase — MSTPVSLDTIRLAPKVLLHDHLDGGLRPQTVIELAAEVGYADLPHEDSESLGKWFQESADSGSLERYLETFSHTVAVMQTAEALHRVAAECVEDLAADGVVYAEIRYAPELFQERGLSLPEVVESVQAGFREGERRAESQGKLVRIGTLLCAMRQNARSAEIAELAVRYRDTEVVGFDIAGPEAGFPPTRNLDAFEYLRQQNAHFTIHAGEAFGLPSIWEAIQHCGAERLGHGVRIVDDIKIDEHGEAQLGRLASYVRDRRIPLEMCPSSNLQTGAAGSLADHPIGLLSRLRFRVTVNTDNRLMSHCSMSSEFAGLHETFGYNWADMQWFTVNAMKSSFLGFDDRLAVINDAIKPGYATLMG, encoded by the coding sequence ATGTCGACACCGGTGAGCTTGGACACGATCCGCTTGGCCCCGAAAGTCCTGCTGCACGACCACCTCGACGGCGGGCTGCGACCGCAGACCGTGATCGAGCTGGCGGCCGAGGTCGGGTACGCCGACCTGCCGCACGAGGACTCCGAATCGCTCGGGAAGTGGTTCCAGGAGTCCGCGGATTCCGGCTCGCTGGAGCGGTACCTGGAGACGTTCTCGCACACCGTGGCGGTCATGCAGACCGCGGAGGCGTTGCACCGGGTGGCCGCCGAATGCGTGGAAGACCTTGCGGCCGATGGGGTGGTCTACGCGGAGATTCGCTACGCACCGGAGTTGTTCCAGGAACGCGGGCTCTCGTTGCCGGAGGTCGTGGAATCCGTGCAAGCGGGATTCCGCGAAGGGGAACGGCGTGCGGAATCGCAAGGAAAACTTGTCCGGATCGGTACCTTGCTGTGCGCGATGCGGCAGAACGCGCGCTCCGCGGAAATAGCCGAACTCGCGGTGCGCTACCGCGACACCGAGGTGGTCGGCTTCGACATCGCGGGACCGGAAGCCGGATTCCCGCCGACCCGCAACCTGGACGCCTTCGAATATTTGCGCCAGCAGAACGCGCACTTCACCATCCACGCCGGTGAGGCGTTCGGGCTCCCGTCGATCTGGGAGGCCATCCAGCACTGCGGCGCCGAACGGCTCGGCCACGGGGTGCGGATCGTGGACGACATCAAGATCGACGAGCACGGCGAGGCGCAGCTGGGCCGGCTGGCCTCCTACGTGCGGGACCGCCGGATCCCGCTGGAGATGTGCCCGTCGTCGAACCTGCAGACCGGCGCGGCGGGCTCGCTGGCCGACCACCCGATCGGCCTGCTGAGCAGGCTGCGGTTCCGGGTGACGGTGAACACCGACAACCGGTTGATGAGCCACTGCTCGATGTCCAGCGAGTTCGCCGGGCTGCACGAGACCTTCGGCTACAACTGGGCCGACATGCAGTGGTTCACGGTCAACGCGATGAAGTCGTCGTTCCTGGGCTTCGACGACCGGCTGGCGGTCATCAACGACGCGATCAAGCCGGGCTACGCCACGCTCATGGGCTGA
- a CDS encoding apolipoprotein A1/A4/E family protein, producing MNENMSFDRMRNMLTRAAEIRESEQQQIFDALDEIHARMSPLESLGSVRKRLSELPDRTELGSLTERVDEALSKIDAQDGVIGEVKTAVDGLFDKLAKPFAELDGRLDGVSGRFDGVAGRMDGLEDKLGHIHKRLDELGGHLDKQDSRLESLPGAVTDPVRERIDGLETSLRGRFAEIDEGVHEHLDGTRETLQRAVTESGSGVQHALTEAVSGNRDELGGKLDELAQRPAVDPTEKLDGLAQRLEQLTDRLDKVSSRLDNVEENVHGRIEAVEQGVSSRLETVEEGVKTGLGELGGTLAQNLSQISGSLASRPDSDAVDSMVRQANEETERRHAGQLDEAMATFAELILGGSAQQSPPPPTTLPRQQQQRRGRSKSAKREDKALGSDDSSDEGYAAESA from the coding sequence GTGAACGAGAACATGTCCTTCGACCGCATGCGGAACATGCTCACCCGTGCGGCCGAAATCCGCGAGAGCGAGCAGCAACAGATTTTCGACGCACTCGACGAGATCCACGCCCGGATGTCCCCGCTGGAATCGCTGGGGTCGGTCCGCAAGCGGCTGTCCGAACTGCCGGACCGCACCGAGCTGGGCTCGCTGACCGAGCGGGTCGACGAAGCGCTGTCCAAGATCGACGCCCAGGACGGGGTCATCGGCGAGGTCAAGACCGCCGTGGACGGCCTGTTCGACAAGCTCGCCAAGCCGTTCGCCGAGCTGGACGGCCGGCTGGACGGCGTGTCCGGGCGGTTCGACGGCGTCGCCGGGCGGATGGACGGCCTGGAGGACAAGCTCGGGCACATCCACAAGCGCCTGGACGAGCTGGGCGGTCACCTGGACAAGCAGGACTCCCGGCTGGAGTCGCTGCCCGGCGCGGTCACCGACCCGGTGCGCGAACGCATCGACGGCCTGGAGACCAGCCTGCGCGGCCGGTTCGCCGAGATCGACGAGGGCGTGCACGAGCACCTCGACGGCACCCGCGAGACGTTGCAGCGCGCGGTCACCGAGTCCGGTAGCGGCGTGCAGCACGCGCTGACCGAGGCGGTCTCCGGCAACCGGGACGAGCTGGGCGGCAAGCTCGACGAGCTCGCGCAGCGGCCCGCGGTGGACCCCACCGAGAAGCTGGACGGCCTGGCGCAGCGGCTGGAGCAGCTCACCGACCGGCTGGACAAGGTCTCCAGCCGCCTGGACAACGTCGAGGAGAACGTGCACGGCCGGATCGAGGCGGTCGAGCAGGGCGTGAGCAGCCGGCTGGAGACCGTCGAAGAGGGCGTCAAGACCGGGCTCGGCGAGCTCGGCGGCACGCTGGCGCAGAACCTCTCGCAGATCAGCGGCTCGCTGGCGTCCCGGCCGGACTCCGACGCGGTGGACTCGATGGTGCGCCAGGCCAACGAGGAGACCGAGCGGCGCCACGCCGGCCAGCTCGACGAGGCGATGGCGACGTTCGCGGAGCTGATCCTGGGCGGCAGCGCGCAGCAGTCCCCGCCGCCGCCCACCACGCTGCCGCGCCAGCAGCAGCAGCGGCGCGGCCGGTCGAAGAGCGCCAAGCGCGAGGACAAGGCGCTCGGTTCGGACGACTCCTCCGACGAGGGCTACGCCGCCGAGAGCGCCTGA
- a CDS encoding succinate dehydrogenase iron-sulfur subunit: MTATVENTEQTADLPSDAPPIPEGATMVTVRIQRFNPEVDEDLHWESYRIPALPSDRVLNLLHYIKWYVDGSLTFRRSCAHGVCGSDAMRINGVNRLACKVLMKDMFAKSGETTISVEPIKGLPVHKDLLVDMEPFFEAYRAIKPYLVTSGNEPTRERTQSIAERERFDDTTKCILCAACTTSCPVYWSEGSYFGPAAIVNAHRFIFDSRDEAAEERLDILNDVDGVWRCRTTFNCTDACPRGIQVTKAIQEVKRALMFRRR, from the coding sequence ATGACCGCAACCGTTGAGAACACCGAACAGACCGCGGACCTGCCCTCGGACGCCCCGCCGATCCCGGAGGGCGCGACCATGGTCACGGTCCGCATCCAGCGGTTCAACCCGGAGGTCGACGAGGACCTGCACTGGGAGTCCTACCGGATCCCGGCGCTGCCGTCCGACCGCGTGCTGAACCTGCTGCACTACATCAAGTGGTACGTCGACGGATCGCTGACGTTCCGCCGTTCCTGCGCGCACGGCGTGTGCGGCTCCGACGCGATGCGGATCAACGGCGTCAACCGGCTGGCCTGCAAGGTCCTGATGAAGGACATGTTCGCCAAGAGCGGCGAGACGACGATCAGCGTCGAGCCGATCAAGGGCCTGCCGGTGCACAAGGACCTGCTGGTCGACATGGAACCGTTCTTCGAGGCGTACCGGGCGATCAAGCCGTACCTGGTCACCTCCGGCAACGAGCCGACGCGGGAGCGGACCCAGTCCATCGCCGAGCGGGAGCGGTTCGACGACACCACCAAGTGCATCCTGTGCGCGGCCTGCACCACGTCGTGCCCGGTGTACTGGTCCGAGGGCTCCTACTTCGGTCCCGCGGCGATCGTGAACGCGCACCGGTTCATCTTCGACAGCCGGGACGAGGCGGCCGAGGAACGGCTGGACATCCTCAACGACGTGGACGGGGTGTGGCGCTGCCGCACCACGTTCAACTGCACCGACGCCTGCCCGCGCGGCATCCAGGTCACCAAGGCGATCCAGGAGGTCAAGCGCGCGCTGATGTTCCGGCGCCGCTGA
- a CDS encoding succinate dehydrogenase hydrophobic membrane anchor subunit, with protein sequence MTTTEAPLSVDKPRSPHRAAARRSNFELYSWLFMRLSGVVLLFLVLGHMLIMLFLDGGVHRINFAFVAGRWANPFWQFWDLTMLWLAGLHGGNGLRTVINDYSRKDASRFWLKMLLYVSVVLTVGVGTFVLFTFDPNIG encoded by the coding sequence ATGACCACCACTGAAGCACCGCTGTCGGTCGACAAGCCGCGCTCGCCGCACCGCGCCGCCGCCCGCCGCAGCAATTTCGAGCTCTACAGCTGGCTGTTCATGCGGCTGTCCGGCGTCGTGCTGCTGTTCCTCGTGCTCGGGCACATGCTGATCATGCTGTTCCTGGACGGCGGGGTGCACCGGATCAACTTCGCGTTCGTGGCCGGGCGCTGGGCGAACCCGTTCTGGCAGTTCTGGGACCTCACGATGCTGTGGCTGGCCGGGCTGCACGGCGGCAACGGGCTGCGGACCGTCATCAACGACTACTCCCGCAAGGATGCGTCCCGCTTCTGGCTGAAGATGCTGCTGTACGTCTCGGTCGTGCTGACCGTTGGTGTGGGCACGTTCGTGCTGTTCACCTTCGACCCGAACATCGGCTGA